From one Amphiura filiformis chromosome 13, Afil_fr2py, whole genome shotgun sequence genomic stretch:
- the LOC140168436 gene encoding carbonic anhydrase 14-like, whose protein sequence is MISITQTFLLIWNILLLLSSVTIDASKWGYTGKNGPEFWATLHGGEECGGESQSPINVDTDNLVPKNFGPWEIEYEDISLFGTEMHNNGHTLQISMKGTYNIKGGGLPHTYSAVQFHFHWGRNALEGSEHTRNGAAYPAEIHIVHYDSQKYFDVFAALVEPQGLAVLGFWVEVGEENLALNPIINGINNVTYKGQQLYFSDDQLRIKELLPANSDKFYRYEGSLTTPDCFESVVWTLFEQPITMSAEQLESLRGLSQLKEEETESEHIPIGHNYRPVQDVNKRTVYVNSKSGAVATHRLPTCMFILFTACFVLKL, encoded by the exons ATGATCAGCATCACACAAACTTTCTTACTCATTTGGAATATTCTGCTGTTGCTGAGCTCAGTCACAATAG ATGCTTCAAAATGGGGTTATACGGGTAAAAATG GTCCCGAGTTTTGGGCAACTCTGCATGGTGGTGAAGAATGCGGTGGAGAATCGCAGTCTCCAATCAACGTCGATACAGATAACTTGGTGCCGAAAAATTTTGGTCCGTGGGAAATAGAATATGAAGACATCAGTTTATTTGGTACAGAAATGCATAATAATGGACATACAC TTCAAATCTCTATGAAAGGCACATACAACATCAAGGGTGGTGGTCTACCGCACACCTATTCTGCTGTTCAGTTTCACTTTCATTGGGGTAGGAATGCTCTGGAAGGCTCCGAACACACTCGAAATGGCGCAGCATATCCAGCTGAG ATCCATATTGTGCACTATGATTCAcagaaatattttgatgtttttgctgCATTGGTTGAGCCTCAGGGTCTAGCGGTTCTTGGGTTCTGGGTAGAG GTAGGCGAAGAGAATCTAGCTTTAAATCCTATTATAAACGGGATAAATAATGTCACGTATAAAG gtCAACAGCTCTATTTTAGTGATGATCAGCTACGGATAAAAGAACTACTGCCTGCCAACAGTGATAAGTTTTATAGATACGAGGGTTCTCTCACCACTCCTGATTGCTTTGAAAGTGTTGTGTGGACATTATTTGAGCAACCTATAACTATGTCGGCTGAGCAA CTTGAAAGTCTCCGTGGATTGTCGCAATTGAAAGAAGAAGAGACGGAGTCGGAACACATACCTATCGGGCACAACTATCGGCCTGTTCAAGACGTGAATAAAAGAACGGTTTATGTGAATAGTAAAAGCGGTGCTGTTGCTACTCATCGCCTACCTACTTGTATGTTCATTCTATTCACAGCCTGTTTTGTTCTGAAGTTGTAA